gattttaaaaccaaactcgatttattTTTTCGGTGCTTACTTCATTTTTTAACGTTTCAAAAACGAACTATAGTAGTTTGAAAGATAAACAACGATAAGATGTTGAATATGTCAACCatttttatcaaaaaaatctttattttaaaatattatatattttttatattttcaggaaaattgtattcagtttttttaataaaaaagaagaatttccttcaattatttaaatatttgtttgtttagattccaaaaaaataaagaaaaacgtATGTGTGTCGGTccactaatttttattttatttttaatataacatgatgacaaaaataaaataatatttggaataataatacaaatatcattattatttttattaatcatattattcaaaaaatattccaagttttttgaaaaaaataataaacggATAGATTAGATAATTTATATAATTGAAATTAcagtaaaaataaaatatttttttaccaCTTAAGTTCAaactaattttgtttaaatttgtaatatttaaaatttatgctTTGGTCACCATAGTCAAAGGTGGGCTCTCTCTATTTGAGGTGGCCCTTGTATCAGTCATGCACAGAAACAATCTAAGAACTTTGTTAGATATAGAGTTAGAGatcacaaataaataaataaatatatatatatatatataaagttgtcttttgaaaataatttaagctaaaattatttttcaataagtgtttttcttttgaattttttgggttctattttttgggaaccTATGATAACTAAGTTTAAACAGTTTTATATGATTATTAAATTACCTTGATCAACTAAGTTTAAACAGTTTTATATGATTATTAAATTACCTTGATCAACTGCGCATACAGCTAAAAACAACACtgcttttaaaaagaaaaggatTCAATGATCATTATACCCActtttctcttgttttctttactgATCATCCCTTTCCACCATTCCCACTACTTTGAGCGTTTAATCCTAACAAATTGTGAAGTTTTTTATTCTTTCAACAGCACACTGTTGCAAGATTGTGAACTTTCGAGGAGAGGACCAGAGATGGCTTATGCTGCAGTTCTATCTCTTATGCAGGTTCTTCAACAACTCATGGGCGGTCATGTTCGCTTCATTCGTTATGAAAAACAACAGCTTGAATCCTTCCAAGAAAAGGTTAGTTTCCTGCATGATTTTTTGGAGAATCACTCCACGTCCACTAGCATAGAGGTTAAAGATTTGGAAAAAGAAATTAGAGATACAGCTTATAGAGCTGAGGACATCATTGAATCCTATGGATCCACTTGCATTTTATATTATCGAACCAATAGGAGATTGAGATATCTCAACTTTTGCAAAGACTTGGATAGAGTCATAAAAGAAATGCAATCCATTCAAGAAAAGGTGGCGAAGGTTAAGCGTATGTTAGACCTAAAATATGTGCAACAAAAGAATTATTTGCCTATCAATGGACCAAGACTCACATTTAGTGACAAAAAACCCCACATGGTTGGATTGGTTGAAGACACGACGAAAATAAAGGATTGGCTAACAAGTTCATCGTCTAGACGTGAAATCATTTCGATAGTTGGGATGGGAGGCATTGGAAAAACTACTTTTGCACGAAATCTATTTGATGACTCACTTATTGTCTATCACTTTCATGTTCGTGCTTGGGTAACAGTATCTCAGGAATATCAAATGCATGAGATCTTGTTAGGACTTCTAGATTCAATGGACAAGCTCAATCCAGATATGAGAAAGGTAAGCAGTGGAGAATTAGCAGAACGTTTATACAAAAATTTGAAAGGTAGGGTGTATCTCATTGTGATGGACGACGTGTGGGATAGCAAGGTGTGGGATGATATCAAGAGGTTTTTCCCGGATGACAATAATGGAAGTCGAATTgttttgacaactcggctaaAGAATGTGGGAGATCTTGCAGCCTCTACTGGCTGTCTTCATGAAATGAGTTTTCTTAGTTCTAGTGAGAGTTGGAATTTGTTTCGTGAAAAGGCGTTCAGAGGAGAATTTTGCTCTCCACGTTTGGAGGGAATTGGTCAGGAGATTATAAGAAATTGCAGAGGACTTCCACTCTCAATAGTTGTCATTGCTGGTCTCCTATCCATGGACAAGACCGTTGGTTACTGGGAGACTATTGCCACTGCTCTAAACTCAATTCTCGCTGCAGATGGAGGTCAATGTTCAACGATCTTCTCCTTGAGTTACAATCACTTGCCAGCTCACTTAAAACCTTGTTTTCTATATTTTGCAATCTTCCCAGAAGATTGCGTCATCCGAAGGTCCAAACTTATCAAGTTATGGATTGCTGAGGGATTTATAAAGCCAAATAAGTCGAAGAGCTTGGAACATATTGCAGAGGAGTGTTTGGAAGATCTTTTGAATAGAAGTCTGATTATGGTTCTTAAGCTAGGGCATCGTAGCAAAGTTAAGACATACAGAATCCATGatcttttgagagatttttccATAACACAAGTTAAAAAAGAGAAGTTCCTTCATGTCATCAATAGGCACACCCCCAGTCATCCTAAAGGCAGGAGAAATGAACGTCGTGTTTGTATCCAGCCATTGACTCCTTTCAAATTCAGTAAGTATATTTGTAACTCAAATGGACCACCTTTTCCAACCCGATCACTTTTATTTTATCATCAAGATGGTGATATAATCATAACTGAGCGTAGTTTTGGACTGCTAAGAGTGTTAGATATGGAATCCGGAGTACGGTTACTTGAGTTTCCAATGGAGTTGGTCAGACTAGTGCATTTACGGTACCTTTCTCTTAGTTGTTTTAGAGCGATTGTTCCTGCAAGCATATCCTTAATCTGGGGCCTTCAAACCTTAGTCATTGATATCTGGCATCTCGATGTTCTTCTCTGTCATTTACCCCCACAAGTATGGCTGATGCCACATTTAAGGCATGTACAGATCAGAAGTATCGATTGTCATTTACCGGATCCTCCAAATTCAGGAGTTGAGGGTAAAAAATTTGTTACTCTGGCCAAACTTCAAACTCTCTCGAGGATAAGaaatttcagatttacagatgAGATCATCAAAAGAATTCCAAAACTAAAGAAACTGAGAGtcgtttatgacgtgagatccAAGGATTGGTCCCAATTCCATCTTGGTAATATCGTGTGCTTGAATGAACTGGAGTCATTACACATCGAGTCTTACTCCAAGATAGCTTTTCCTCCAAACTTCAAGTTCCCAGCAGCACTCAAAAAGTTAACTTTGAAAGGTTGTTACCTTCGTTCGGAAGATTTGGCGATGGTTGGTTCGCTACCCAATcttgaagttctcaaactacatAACGACGCTTACGAAGGTCAAGTGTGGGAACCAAATGAAGGAGAATTCTGTGAGCTGAAATTCCTAAAGCTTTCCTGGTTAGGCTTGCTGCATTGGAGAGCTGATGATTCCCACTTTCCCAAGCTCAAGTGCCTTATGATACGTTGGTGCTTCAACTTGAAGGAGATACCAATTGAAATTGGAAACATATCAACACTTGAGTTGATCGAATTGGATGACGCAAGCCTCCCAGCTATAGCATCTGCAAAACTGATACTGGATGAACAAAGGAGCATGGGGAACGATGTCCTTCAAGTTCGTATGAAAAGTAACTGGCACAAAGATCTTCCAAGATATAGTAAAATTCGTTGATAACCTCTGGCTGTTCAATTTAATTCTTACATTGTGCATCAGTTTTCAGCTTTCATTTACTTTAATCAGATGTAGATTGTTGTCCATCTATGAAACTAGAGAAgcaattattgatattttaaaaattctcaTTTTCCGGATCATTTCGTTTTATTTCAGACATGATCCGAGGAACTTAGGACCTTTGATTCAAAAGATTCAATCTTGGAAATTTCTGGC
This window of the Primulina tabacum isolate GXHZ01 chromosome 12, ASM2559414v2, whole genome shotgun sequence genome carries:
- the LOC142520077 gene encoding putative late blight resistance protein homolog R1A-3, which encodes MIIIPTFLLFSLLIIPFHHSHYFERLILTNCEVFYSFNSTLLQDCELSRRGPEMAYAAVLSLMQVLQQLMGGHVRFIRYEKQQLESFQEKVSFLHDFLENHSTSTSIEVKDLEKEIRDTAYRAEDIIESYGSTCILYYRTNRRLRYLNFCKDLDRVIKEMQSIQEKVAKVKRMLDLKYVQQKNYLPINGPRLTFSDKKPHMVGLVEDTTKIKDWLTSSSSRREIISIVGMGGIGKTTFARNLFDDSLIVYHFHVRAWVTVSQEYQMHEILLGLLDSMDKLNPDMRKVSSGELAERLYKNLKGRVYLIVMDDVWDSKVWDDIKRFFPDDNNGSRIVLTTRLKNVGDLAASTGCLHEMSFLSSSESWNLFREKAFRGEFCSPRLEGIGQEIIRNCRGLPLSIVVIAGLLSMDKTVGYWETIATALNSILAADGGQCSTIFSLSYNHLPAHLKPCFLYFAIFPEDCVIRRSKLIKLWIAEGFIKPNKSKSLEHIAEECLEDLLNRSLIMVLKLGHRSKVKTYRIHDLLRDFSITQVKKEKFLHVINRHTPSHPKGRRNERRVCIQPLTPFKFSKYICNSNGPPFPTRSLLFYHQDGDIIITERSFGLLRVLDMESGVRLLEFPMELVRLVHLRYLSLSCFRAIVPASISLIWGLQTLVIDIWHLDVLLCHLPPQVWLMPHLRHVQIRSIDCHLPDPPNSGVEGKKFVTLAKLQTLSRIRNFRFTDEIIKRIPKLKKLRVVYDVRSKDWSQFHLGNIVCLNELESLHIESYSKIAFPPNFKFPAALKKLTLKGCYLRSEDLAMVGSLPNLEVLKLHNDAYEGQVWEPNEGEFCELKFLKLSWLGLLHWRADDSHFPKLKCLMIRWCFNLKEIPIEIGNISTLELIELDDASLPAIASAKLILDEQRSMGNDVLQVRMKSNWHKDLPRYSKIR